tggcatttgtccactgagtgcatcaagtactcagccatgcatttctttttaaaaatgtgcaggttgagcgtgacgggtgcggtgggtgttgagcaacaccgttgaagaaatttaagtgtttagaatgtgtcatgtcttcacacgtggcatattccttctctcaaatgcttccgctaagtagttgtcattcttttgagttcttgtatcactaggatagtattcatttttgagttgttgattgttgagatactctgattttattcgagctattcccatttgtttcgagctatgatCGATCTGCgttgttttccccctttctttcccgcttctttaaccctcccctagtcacgatcaaccgtgttttctatccttagaaaatgcgggcgtgacaaatcATCTACTAGTGGATGAAATACACACCTCTTTCtgcaatataaaattaaatgtgcCTCTCCATAATTAAATGTAAATTAAGTGTCATCGTAATTCAGAGCAATAGTAATGTTTAACGGCTTTTGCCCTACGGCCAATGTTTGATACGAACAAGAGATTCAGATTTTTCAAATTatcaaagtttgtcccattgcCTGATTAAATTTATACTTCTCCTCTTCTTACTcgcaattttctttttagtttataggtttattttctaatatagttaaattagtattttaaattcAATGAAAAATCATTTAATAAAGAATACTTAATTAACTATAACATATTACTAATAACATTCCATGTaatcaaaaaaatcaattcttttatcacgaaaataaaaaaaaatgactagATGACTAGTCATTCTTTATCACCAGTGGTGGTAGAGGAATCCAATGACATCCCTGTAAtgacgaaaataaaaaaatgactagATGACAAGTCATTCTTTATCATAAGTGGTGGTGGAGGAATCCAATAACATCCCATGTAACCACGAAAATCAAAATATGACTAGATGACAAGTCATTATTTATCACAAGTGGTGGTGGAATCCAATGACATCCTATGTGCTCACAAATGATAGTGGTGGAATCTTATGCTCAACAAATAACTTCtactatatatttacatatatacTTCACGAAAAGTACACACAAATCCTCACAATTATTGAACCAGCTCTCCCCAAAAATTGTCATCAAGTTCTAATTTTGATACTTCCAATCTTCTTGAAGAAAATGATTTGGAAGAAAAAATTGTTCTACGAAATGAACAACTCGATCAATTGATCGAGGATATAGCTATTTGGCTAACAACTCTATTTTCATAACCTACAACCCAGATAGTTAGAGCTAAAAGGCAATACATTGAAAGAAAACGCGAGAATGActtaattcaaatcctaaaattacataatttaaattcaaaatttactatTTAGTCCTAAAATCAAGTAGTTCGGAAAATTAACTACCACACTCAAGAGCTACGCAAGAAAAATGATGCAGGATATCAGCTAACGGTTGCCAAATCTCATGTGATTGATTAAATCTTCCTATAGTTGGGTGTGGGTGGAGGTATCGCGCGTCATTGCCCGAATTGCTACTGTCTCGCGCATTTGGAACGGCACACCCCAGCGTGACTGATTGCTTTGTCGAACAAATTGTTGAACCATAACCTAACCATGAAGGAATTGTTTACCTGCGGTTTTGGTTTCAGTTTCGTCCAATTTAGGTGGTCGTGTAGTTTTGTTACATGAAGGGTGtcaatttaaattaatacagTATAAGATAGTTTAAACAATTTGTTACTTCGTTTACCTGATATTAAGCAATAGCTTGTTGGGATATCTCATCTATGAGTTGGCTGCGGTTTGATCTCCTTAATTTTTCATGAGGGGTAACACTTTACTTTGATCTTGCCAATTCACAATGGTTAGATCAAGAAAAAGAGTAATATTTTGTATAAATTCTGTAATTAAGTAATTAGGCAATAGCTCAAAAAAAGAGTAGTGATGAAGTCTCCCACGCTCCTCCCTCTTTTCCTAATCTCCTTCCACACCTATCATAATTATTTCATTCACATTATGTCTGCACTTTGGTCATCAACTATATTTTATCACTTTCCATGGAATGAATGATATACTTGACTACTAAACAAACCACAATGTAGAGAATCCCATTGAGATCtccttttttttgtaaattaaatattgacaAAATATTGTGTCTTAGTACACCGAGTGTTGTTTGACATGTGAAAATGGTTTTGGAAATACAGACATTTACCAATTTCAACCCACCTcgtttctataaatactctacAAAATTAGAAACTTTGACTTTCTGTCAAGTGTAGCAATAAGTCAACAAAATTTGAACTAATCATGATGCTATCTTCTGAAAATAAATCTCTAATACATTCTTGAAATTAGGAAATCTCACATTACTAAAAACTATTCTGCCATAGAAGTTATTCTTTTATTCAATTTCCCATTTTTCTCCAACTCCCATGTCTCTATGTCTAAGCATCTTCACATCACATGCCACTACTCTTCTTGAAATATTTCTATATAAGCCATTTTTCTATAACCTTTGACTTTTAATTTCCCAtacaattctctctctctctctctctctctctccataattttttttctttcaactCTTGAACTACATGTCATCCCATTTGGAATTGGATCCTATGATTGCTTAGCTAACATCATCATTTTCTTCAACTTATGTCAACCCATTTGGTGTTGTATCTTATTATTACTTAGCCTATCTTCATCAATTTTCAACTATTCACTCCAATATCCAAGTTTCTTATCTAACACACATATTCCTCCCTCCTATGAACTCTCAAGCCGTACCACCGCCCATCAACGGCCAGCCTCCGCCTCCGGTCTCCGACGATGGGTTCCCAATGCTAGCCGTCGCGGCACTAGGCATCACAGCCACGGCCTTCCTGCTCCTGAGCTACTACATCTTCGTCACCAAGTGCTGCTTCCGGTGGCACCTGATCGACCCCTTGAGGCGCTTCCCCACCCGGAGGGCGCGCCTCAATGAGGATCCACCAGCATCCTACTCCCCCGAATCGTGGCAGAGCCGCGGCCTCAACGAGCTTCTCATAAGAGAAATCCCAACATTCCAATACAGCAAGCAGCAAGGGGAGAGCAGCAGCATCTCCAAATGTGTGGTCTGTCTCAATGAGTTTCAAGAAAGCGACATGCTAAGGCTTCTGCCCAAATGCAGCCACGCATTCCATCTCGACTGCATCGATGTATGGCTGCTCAGCAACTCCAACTGCCCGCTGTGCAGGTCAGCAATCTCAGGCAGGAACCGGTACAAGATAGAGAGGATCGTTGCGCCAAACTCCTCCCCTCAAGAACCACGGCCAGCAGTGGGCTCCATCTTCGGAGGTGATGAAGAGTTTCTGGAGATTGTAATAAGTGGAGAGGATGGAGCTACCTTGTCTGAAAACAGACAGCACGAGAGAGGCGATTCGAGCAGGTTCTTGGTGCAGCAATCTAGAAGCAATCATTCTTCAAGAAAGTTTGGCAAGTCCAAGCACAGGAAAGCTCGCCACGGTTCAATCATGGGAGATGAAGTCATCAACTTGGGAGAGAAGGATGATCAATTCTGCATCCAACCTATCAGAAGATCCTTCTCGATGGACTCTGCTGCAGACCGCTGCATTTACCTGTCAGTTCAGGAGATTCTGCGGCAGAACAGGCAAGCTGGTGAGGCTCCGAGCAATGAAGAGGGCGGCAGCAGAAGCCGGAGATCCATCTTCTCCTTCGGACATGGCAGAGGGTCAAGAAATGCAATTCTTCCCTATTGAGACAAACTAAGTATATCACAGCAAATCCACACttaatatgttttgttttgtatttttgacTAGGATAGGAGATTTTTCAGATTGTAGGAAACAACATTCATTAGAGAAATGAAATTATTATCAAACAGTTACAGAGATGCACAAGAATGAGAATTACATAATTCTTCATGAATGAAAATGATTGTTTTGCAAGTTTACAGATCAGTTGAAAATAAGATGTAGTGTGAACAAGATCTAAAAAATATGTAGAATAGAAGCTTGGACTTAAGATTCAGacttcaaaaaataaaacaatatctCACATCACATGCCCTGACTACTGATTTACTAGTaatattgtgtgtgtgtgtgtttgtgttttgggTATATTGCATCTCAGATTAGTATCAGCTGTTTGACCTGCAGTGAGATTAGGACATCTTGTTTTCGACATTCAcatcatctttcatgtaaacgAAATCATTCGATAGTTCCTTATACCGATAAGGCTTTTCTTTCTGTAGTAAATTTCAGTAAACCAATAAGGATGGATCTGACTGTAAATAGAAGCATATTGGATTGATTGCGTATTCATAAGATCTTACATCACAAAGAAACCGTAATGGAATATTCCTGCTCTACTctacaaacattgatcaacaaTAGACAGTAAAATGAACAGAGACAGCATGTTTGTGTTGAGATGAAAGAGGTGAACATAGCAGCTGCCCCAACACCTTCATTGTGTAACAAATTTTTTGCTCCATGGTGTTACCTCTTTATAGCCGAAATAGCAGAGCGTGAATTCTCCAGAGAGCCGCCTCCATTCTCATCTGGATGAGGCAATGCACTCATAAGCGTTTCAGAGACTAGAGTACTAGCTTTCAGCTTTAATTGCTCCAGTACTTGAATAGCTTCTTTCAGTTCGTCTTCTGCACTCGGCCCGTGTCCCTCCCAACCTTCAACTACTTTCTCCTGAAAGTTCATGGCTAGCGGGTAACTGCAGCAATTGAAAAAGAAGAGGGTTACGCAATATAGTTTCCTCACCATTGGATTTCCAACCAAAATTTACAATCTTGTCTGCCTATGATAAAAGGAGCTATCAAAATGTGCAGCTACCAAACCAGAATAACCAGGGGCACATCAAGTAACTATTTTCAGTCTTCTTGTAGGTTAAGAACATAGCATTCAATTAATGGAACTTGAAGGATTAATCACAAAATTTAAATCTTTGCACATTTTATAAGATTCTAAGAAACTCAATCTCCAAGATCAAGTAAACTAAAGACCAGCATTACTTGATCAAAGTATTATTTTACCTCACTTATCAGGATGGCATTTGCCCGTATACTAATAAACCTCTATCCCTATAAAATGTGACAGTACTAATGATGTTTTCCAAAAATCGCAAAATAAGAACAGCATCCGTTTTCAAGTTCCTTTAAACAGTGGAAATCTGTGTTATTGAAGTTGTCATATATGCATTAATGAACATCACTGTTAAGAGGTGAAGATTGAATAGTCACTATCTGTCGATTCAAA
This genomic interval from Salvia splendens isolate huo1 chromosome 13, SspV2, whole genome shotgun sequence contains the following:
- the LOC121761647 gene encoding RING-H2 finger protein ATL16-like yields the protein MNSQAVPPPINGQPPPPVSDDGFPMLAVAALGITATAFLLLSYYIFVTKCCFRWHLIDPLRRFPTRRARLNEDPPASYSPESWQSRGLNELLIREIPTFQYSKQQGESSSISKCVVCLNEFQESDMLRLLPKCSHAFHLDCIDVWLLSNSNCPLCRSAISGRNRYKIERIVAPNSSPQEPRPAVGSIFGGDEEFLEIVISGEDGATLSENRQHERGDSSRFLVQQSRSNHSSRKFGKSKHRKARHGSIMGDEVINLGEKDDQFCIQPIRRSFSMDSAADRCIYLSVQEILRQNRQAGEAPSNEEGGSRSRRSIFSFGHGRGSRNAILPY